Proteins from a single region of Desulfobacter postgatei 2ac9:
- a CDS encoding ComEA family DNA-binding protein, whose translation METKLRKSLCVLVCVMVTLCSLPAIAGAKMVNINTAPKEELTTLKYVGDALADRIIEFRTSTPFVNIEDIMKVKGIGPKVFEANKDQISVKDK comes from the coding sequence ATGGAAACAAAGTTAAGAAAGAGCCTTTGTGTTTTGGTTTGTGTGATGGTGACCCTCTGTTCGCTGCCGGCAATAGCTGGCGCAAAGATGGTGAACATTAATACCGCGCCTAAAGAAGAGCTGACAACGTTGAAATATGTTGGTGATGCTCTTGCTGACAGGATAATCGAATTTCGTACAAGTACACCCTTTGTAAATATAGAAGATATAATGAAGGTAAAGGGAATCGGACCGAAGGTTTTTGAAGCCAATAAAGATCAAATCTCCGTTAAGGATAAATGA
- a CDS encoding polysaccharide biosynthesis protein yields the protein MKIKLSRNFLLTLAVDLLILAVSYYMGHLIRYDFNIPDWARQRFFETLAYVLMFKLICFYLFDVYRGMWRYTSLKDILDIVKASALATIFIVVVVLFATRFKHFSRSVFVIDWCFTVIGLTSIRVFTRLCFEEFSGDVGPAIIGFALKKIFSKKLAQKGRRMVIIGAGDCGQRICREFKENPNVKSQVIGFLDDDKGKIGRRIHGVSVLNNIDNLEHTIRSKSVDEVIIAIPNACARRMRQIVTQCRQAGVEFKTVPDMGELIDGKITLNAIRNVEYRDLLGRQPVSLDQESIGEYLGHKIVMVTGAGGSIGIGLCRQICRYKPEQLILFERAESPLFEIDLELKKNFPDIDVVPILGDIQNPGEVIRIFSQYRPEIVFHAAAYKHVPMLEVHPWKAVENNIVGTCNLIEAARTFQCERFVFVSTDKAVNPTNVMGATKRFAELLIQRENSDTDRGPWFITVRFGNVIGSVGSVVPLFKKQIKEGGPVTVTHPKMIRYFMLIPEACQLILQAGAMGKGGEVYILEMGAPISIDTMARDLIRFSGFEPDVDIKIKYTGLRMGEKLYEELVTAQENVVPTAHQKIMVVNSCPVVGISLDNDLIRLKEAAAARDHRAIRTLLKQSIPEYQPFDYPDASENQNFV from the coding sequence ATGAAAATTAAGTTATCCAGGAATTTCCTTCTAACACTTGCCGTTGACCTTTTGATCCTGGCAGTCAGCTATTACATGGGGCATCTGATCCGTTACGATTTTAACATTCCGGACTGGGCCCGCCAAAGATTTTTTGAGACGTTAGCCTATGTGCTGATGTTTAAGCTAATCTGTTTTTATCTGTTTGATGTCTACCGGGGCATGTGGCGATACACCAGTTTGAAAGACATCCTTGATATTGTCAAAGCGTCTGCCCTGGCTACAATCTTTATTGTTGTAGTCGTGTTGTTTGCAACCCGGTTTAAGCACTTTTCCAGATCAGTGTTCGTCATTGACTGGTGCTTTACCGTGATTGGCCTTACAAGTATTCGGGTCTTTACCCGGTTGTGCTTTGAGGAGTTTTCCGGGGATGTGGGGCCAGCAATCATCGGTTTTGCTCTGAAGAAGATTTTCAGCAAAAAATTGGCGCAAAAAGGCCGTCGCATGGTTATTATTGGCGCGGGTGACTGCGGCCAGAGAATATGTCGGGAATTCAAAGAAAATCCCAATGTGAAATCCCAGGTGATCGGTTTTCTGGATGATGACAAAGGGAAGATCGGAAGGAGAATTCATGGTGTTTCTGTGCTCAATAACATTGATAATCTTGAGCATACCATACGGTCAAAATCCGTTGACGAAGTCATTATTGCTATTCCAAATGCCTGTGCCCGGCGAATGCGGCAGATTGTTACCCAGTGTCGTCAGGCGGGTGTTGAATTTAAAACCGTGCCTGACATGGGAGAACTGATTGATGGTAAAATTACATTAAATGCCATTCGTAATGTGGAGTACAGGGACCTTTTGGGGCGTCAGCCCGTGAGTCTGGACCAGGAGAGTATTGGTGAATACCTCGGGCACAAAATTGTGATGGTTACAGGTGCCGGCGGTTCCATTGGAATCGGCCTGTGCCGTCAGATTTGTCGGTACAAACCTGAACAGTTGATTCTTTTTGAACGTGCCGAAAGCCCTCTGTTTGAGATTGATCTGGAGCTTAAAAAGAATTTTCCCGATATTGATGTGGTGCCTATTTTAGGAGATATTCAAAACCCAGGCGAAGTGATCAGGATTTTTTCTCAATATCGACCTGAAATTGTTTTTCATGCAGCTGCCTACAAACATGTCCCCATGCTTGAAGTCCATCCCTGGAAAGCTGTTGAAAATAATATTGTCGGGACCTGCAACCTTATCGAAGCCGCCCGGACCTTTCAATGCGAGCGTTTTGTCTTTGTCTCCACAGACAAGGCAGTCAATCCCACCAACGTCATGGGGGCAACCAAGCGGTTTGCTGAACTTTTAATCCAACGTGAAAATAGTGACACGGATAGAGGTCCCTGGTTTATAACAGTCAGATTCGGTAATGTTATCGGAAGTGTAGGAAGCGTTGTGCCTCTATTCAAGAAGCAGATAAAAGAGGGGGGACCGGTAACGGTTACGCATCCTAAAATGATTCGTTACTTCATGCTTATCCCTGAAGCGTGTCAACTTATTCTTCAGGCCGGTGCCATGGGTAAAGGCGGTGAAGTTTATATTCTTGAAATGGGAGCGCCTATAAGTATTGATACAATGGCCAGGGATTTGATTCGCTTCTCCGGATTTGAACCCGATGTAGATATAAAGATTAAATATACAGGGTTGCGGATGGGGGAAAAACTTTATGAAGAGTTGGTCACAGCCCAGGAAAATGTTGTGCCCACAGCCCATCAAAAAATTATGGTGGTCAACAGCTGCCCGGTTGTCGGTATTTCTTTAGACAATGACTTGATTCGTTTGAAAGAAGCGGCTGCAGCCAGGGATCATAGAGCCATCAGAACCCTGTTGAAGCAAAGCATTCCTGAATACCAGCCATTTGACTATCCGGACGCGAGTGAAAATCAAAATTTTGTTTGA